One part of the Arabidopsis thaliana chromosome 4, partial sequence genome encodes these proteins:
- the PUB8 gene encoding plant U-box 8 (plant U-box 8 (PUB8); FUNCTIONS IN: ubiquitin-protein ligase activity, binding, zinc ion binding; INVOLVED IN: protein ubiquitination; LOCATED IN: ubiquitin ligase complex; EXPRESSED IN: 23 plant structures; EXPRESSED DURING: 13 growth stages; CONTAINS InterPro DOMAIN/s: Zinc finger, RING-type (InterPro:IPR001841), U box domain (InterPro:IPR003613), Armadillo-like helical (InterPro:IPR011989), Armadillo (InterPro:IPR000225), Armadillo-type fold (InterPro:IPR016024); BEST Arabidopsis thaliana protein match is: plant U-box 13 (TAIR:AT3G46510.1); Has 3561 Blast hits to 3109 proteins in 223 species: Archae - 0; Bacteria - 18; Metazoa - 344; Fungi - 298; Plants - 2564; Viruses - 3; Other Eukaryotes - 334 (source: NCBI BLink).): MAFDLPNDFRCPISLEIMSDPVILQSGHTFDRVSIQQWIDSGNRTCPITKLPLSETPYLIPNHALRSLILNFAHVSLKESSRPRTQQEHSHSQSQALISTLVSQSSSNASKLESLTRLVRLTKRDSSIRRKVTESGAVRAALDCVDSCNQVLQEKSLSLLLNLSLEDDNKVGLVADGVIRRIVTVLRVGSPDCKAIAATLLTSLAVVEVNKATIGSYPDAISALVSLLRVGNDRERKESATALYALCSFPDNRKRVVDCGSVPILVEAADSGLERAVEVLGLLVKCRGGREEMSKVSGFVEVLVNVLRNGNLKGIQYSLFILNCLCCCSGEIVDEVKREGVVEICFGFEDNESEKIRRNATILVHTLLGIPMSS, from the coding sequence ATGGCCTTTGATTTACCAAACGATTTCAGATGCCCGATCTCCCTTGAGATCATGTCCGACCCAGTTATCCTCCAATCGGGTCATACTTTCGATCGGGTCTCTATCCAACAATGGATTGACTCCGGCAATCGAACTTGTCCAATCACCAAGCTACCCTTATCAGAAACCCCTTATCTGATTCCCAATCACGCACTTCGTAGCTTAATTTTAAACTTCGCCCATGTGAGTCTTAAGGAATCATCACGTCCTCGAACTCAACAAGAACACTCTCACTCTCAATCCCAAGCTTTAATCTCCACTCTCGTCTCTCAATCGTCGTCTAATGCATCAAAGCTCGAGTCTTTGACTCGACTCGTCCGACTCACGAAGCGAGACTCGTCAATCAGGAGGAAAGTTACTGAGTCAGGAGCAGTTCGTGCGGCTCTGGATTGTGTTGACTCTTGTAATCAGGTTTTACAAGAAAAGTCTCTGTCTTTGCTTTTGAATCTTAGTTTAGAAGATGATAACAAAGTTGGTTTAGTCGCTGATGGAGTGATAAGACGGATTGTTACTGTTTTACGAGTCGGGTCACCGGATTGTAAAGCGATTGCTGCTACTCTGTTAACGAGTTTAGCTGTTGTTGAAGTGAATAAAGCTACTATTGGATCATATCCTGATGCAATCTCTgctcttgtttctcttctccgGGTAGGGAATGATAGGGAGAGAAAGGAATCAGCTACGGCTCTTTACGCTCTTTGCTCGTTTCCCGATAATCGGAAACGGGTTGTGGATTGTGGGTCGGTGCCTATTTTGGTTGAAGCTGCTGATTCAGGGTTAGAGAGAGCAGTGGAAGTGTTGGGACTTTTGGTTAAGTgtagaggaggaagagaagagatgagtAAAGTAAGTGGTTTTGTTGAGGTTTTGGTTAACGTTTTGAGGAATGGGAATTTGAAAGGGATTCAGTATTCTCTGTTTATCCTCAATTGCTTGTGTTGTTGTAGCGGAGAGATAGTTGATGAGGTTAAGAGAGAAGGTGTTGTAGAGATATGCTTTGGTTTTGAGGATAATGAGAGTGAGAAAATCAGAAGGAATGCTACTATCTTAGTTCATACTTTACTTGGGATTCCAATGAGTTCATGA